In Cryptococcus gattii WM276 chromosome A, complete sequence, one genomic interval encodes:
- a CDS encoding Tryptophan synthase, putative (Similar to TIGR gene model, INSD accession AAW41157.1): protein MAEQLKQVYADKKAQDQAAFVTFLTAGFPTRDATVPLMLALEAGGADIIELGVPFSDPVADGPVIQKANNVAIENNVHYSDCLEYVRQARAQGLKAPVLFMGYYNPIIAYGEEKAVKDAREAGANGYIVVDLPPTEAVDFRNTCTKAGMSYIPLVAPSTSIDRVKFLTSIADSFIYVVSKMGVTGSSSTENISASLPELVKRIQMFTTIPLAVGFGIDNRTHFDYVTASGADAVVVGSKIIKLIFEHADDGLAPKVVEDYCRAITLKGQNPPPLGRKNAAAPPPANGGTVSPPLPIPSGASLNESEVKVTAPGKLPSRFGLFGGAYVAESLVDCLNELETAYAEAKEDPAFWKEFEDMFGYINRPSELYLADRLTEEMGGARIWLKREDLNHTGSHKINNAVGQILLAKRLGKRRIIAETGAGQHGVATATVCAKFGMECDIFMGAEDVRRQELNVFRIKMLGGRVIPVTSGSQTLKDAVNEALRDWVTRLDTTHYLIGSAIGPHPFPTIVRDFQRVIGREIKSQMHEKMGKLPDAVVACVGGGSNAIGTFYDFIEDPSVRLVGVEAGGHGIDTEAHSATLTKGVMGVVHGFSSYIIQSKEGQLVPTHSISAGLDYNSVGPEHSHLKYSGRAEYVVADDLQCLTAFKMCTQLEGIIPALESSHALWGGMQLAKSLPKDKDIVICLSGNGAKDVAEVLLTLKDKEWADKLDWHVAQ from the exons ATGGCAGAACAGCTCAAGCAAGTCTACGCAGACAAAAAGGCCCAG GACCAAGC CGCCTTTGTCACCTTTTTAACAGCTGGTTTCCCCACCCGCGATGCCACTGTACCCCTCATGCTTGCCTTAGAGGCAGGTGGTGCTGACATTATTGAACTGGGTGTCCCATTCAGTGATCCTGTTGCCGACGGTCCAGTCATCCAAAAGGCCAACAAC GTTGCCATTGAAAACAATGTTCACTACTCTGACTGCCTCGAGTACGTCCGACAGGCTCGTGCCCAGGGTCTCAAGGCTCCCGTCTTGTTCATGG GCTACTACAACCCCATCATCGCTTATGGCGAGGAAAAGGCCGTCAAGGATGCCCGAGAGGCCGGTGCCAACGGCTACATCGTCGTCGACTTGCCCCCCACCGAAGCCGTCGACTTTAGAAACACCTGTACCAAGGCTGGCATGTCTTACATCCCCCTCGTCGCCCCTTCTACCAGCATCGACCGAGTCAAGTTCTTGACTTCTATCGCCGATTCTTTCATCTATGTGGTCTCCAAG ATGGGTGTCACCGGTTCTTCCTCTACCGAAAACATTTCAGCTTCCCTCCCTGAACTCGTCAAGCGTATCCAAATGTTCACCACCATCCCTCTCGCTGTCGGTTTTGGTATTGACAACCGTACCCACTTTGACTATGTTACAGCTTCCGGTGCTGATGCCGTTGTCGTTGGATCCAAAATCATCAAGCTCATCTTTGAGCACGCCGATGACGGTCTTGCTCCCAAAGTCGTCGAAGACTATTGCCGAGCAATCACTCTCAAGGGCCAGAACCCTCCCCCTCTTGGCCGAAAGAATGCTGCTGCCCCTCCTCCTGCCAATGGGGGTACCGTCTCCCCTCCCCTCCCCATTCCCTCTGGCGCATCCCTTAACGAGTCCGAAGTCAAGGTCACCGCCCCCGGTAAACTTCCTTCTCGATTCGGCCTTTTCGGTGGTGCCTATGTCGCTGAATCGCTTGTTGACTGTTTGAACGAGCTTGAAACTGCCTATGCCGAGGCCAAGGAGGACCCTGCGTTCTGGAAAGAGTTTGAGGATATGTTTGGTTACATCAACAGACCTAGTGAACTTTACCTTGCCGACAGGTTGACCGAGGAGATGGGCGGTGCCAGGATTTGGCTCAAGAGGGAAGATCTCAACCACACTGGTTCACACAAAATTAACAATGCCGTTGGCCAAATTCTCCTCGCCAAGCGATTGGGTAAGCGAAGAATTATCGCCGAGACGGGTGCCGGTCAGCACGGTGTCGCTACTGCCACCGTCTGCGCCAAGTTTGGCATGGAATGTGATATTTTCATGGGTGCAGAGGATGTGAGGAGGCAAGAGTTGAACGTTTTCAGGATCAAGATGCTTGGTGGCCGTGTTATCCCCGTCACGTCTGGTTCCCAGACCTTGAAGGACGCTGTCAACGAGGCTTTGAGAGATTGGGTCACTCGATTGGACACTACGCATTACCTCATTGGCTCCGCCATCGGTCCCCACCCCTTCCCCACCATTGTCCGTGACTTCCAAAGGGTTATTGGTCGAGAGATCAAGTCGCAGATGCACGAAAAGATGGGCAAGTTGCCTGATGCAGTCGTTGCCTGTGTCGGTGGTGGCTCCAACGCCATCGGTACTTTTTACGACTTTATCGAGGATCCCAGCGTGAGATTGGTCGGTGTTGAAGCCGGTGGCCATG GTATTGACACTGAGGCACACTCTGCTACATTGACCAAGGGTGTCATGGGTGTCGTCCACGGTTTCTCTTCTTACATTATCCAATCAAAGGAAGGTCAGCTCGTCCCCACGCACTCCATCTCTGCCGGTCTCGACTACAACTCTGTCGGTCCCGAACACTCTCACCTCAAGTATAGCGGTCGAGCCGAATATGTCGTGGCGGACGATTTGCAGTGTCTTACGGCGTTCAAGATGTGTACCCAGTTGGAAGGTATTATTCCTGCTTTGGAGAGCAGTCATGCTCTCTGGGGTGGTATGCAGTTGGCCAAGAGTTTGCCCAAGGATAAGGATATTGTCAT CTGTTTGAGTGGAAACGGTGCCAAGGACGTTGCAGAGGTGCTGTTGACGTTGAAGGACAAGGAGTGGGCGGACAAGCTTGACTGGCACGTTGCGCAGTAG